Proteins encoded within one genomic window of Xylophilus sp. GOD-11R:
- a CDS encoding M20/M25/M40 family metallo-hydrolase yields the protein MNAPLHREIPAGLLDSARLGAEITEQWDGDIVRQITDYIAVPAKSPGFEKDWAALGYIDLVVRNAADWVERQKVEGLSLEVIRLPGRTPVLFFEVAASTGTAGTPRTGTQTVLMYGHLDKQPEFTGWRSDLGPWSPKYEDGKLYGRGGADDGYAVYASIAAIQALKRQGAAHPRIVGLIETCEESGSYDLLPYVDALRPRLGDVGLVVCLDSGAGNYDQLWLTNSLRGMAGGTLRVEVLTEGVHSGDASGLVPSSFRILRHLLDRLEDSATGRLLPASFHCEVPADRLEQTRATAAVLGDEVTKRFPWAHYDCGGSTLQVLPTTGDPVEALLNRTWRPTLSVTGAEGFPAMKDAGNVLRPFTAFKLSLRLPPLVEAGGAVQELKRLLEDNAPYQAKVTFEGGGGATGWNAPSTSPWFEQALDAASLAHFGAPCGHIGQGGTIPLMNLLSQGFPTAQMMVCGVLGPRSNAHGPNEFLHVPYAKRLTAAVAEVIARMP from the coding sequence ATGAACGCACCCCTGCACCGCGAGATCCCCGCCGGCCTGCTCGATTCGGCCCGGCTGGGAGCCGAAATCACCGAACAATGGGACGGCGACATCGTCCGCCAGATCACCGACTACATCGCCGTGCCGGCCAAGTCGCCCGGCTTCGAGAAGGACTGGGCCGCGCTGGGCTATATCGACCTGGTGGTGCGCAATGCTGCCGACTGGGTCGAGCGGCAGAAGGTCGAAGGCCTGTCGCTCGAGGTGATCCGCCTGCCCGGCCGCACGCCGGTGCTGTTTTTCGAGGTCGCCGCGTCCACCGGCACGGCCGGCACGCCGCGCACCGGCACCCAGACGGTGCTGATGTATGGTCATCTCGACAAACAACCCGAATTCACCGGCTGGCGCAGCGACCTCGGGCCATGGTCGCCCAAGTACGAGGACGGCAAGCTCTACGGACGCGGCGGCGCCGACGACGGCTATGCGGTGTATGCCTCCATCGCCGCCATCCAGGCCCTCAAGCGACAGGGCGCGGCGCATCCGCGCATCGTCGGGCTGATCGAAACCTGCGAGGAATCCGGCTCCTACGACCTGCTGCCGTATGTCGACGCCCTGCGGCCACGCCTGGGCGATGTCGGTCTAGTGGTCTGCCTGGACTCCGGCGCCGGCAACTACGACCAGCTTTGGCTCACCAACAGCCTGCGCGGCATGGCCGGCGGCACCCTGCGGGTGGAAGTGCTGACCGAAGGCGTGCATTCGGGCGACGCTTCCGGACTCGTGCCGTCGTCGTTCCGCATCCTGCGCCACCTGCTCGACCGTCTGGAGGACAGCGCCACCGGCCGGCTGCTGCCGGCGAGTTTTCACTGCGAAGTCCCGGCCGACCGCCTGGAGCAGACCCGCGCCACCGCCGCCGTCCTGGGCGACGAAGTCACCAAGCGCTTTCCCTGGGCGCATTACGACTGCGGCGGCTCCACCCTGCAGGTGCTGCCGACCACCGGCGACCCGGTCGAGGCGTTGCTCAACCGCACCTGGCGGCCGACCCTGTCGGTGACTGGCGCCGAGGGCTTCCCGGCCATGAAGGACGCCGGCAACGTGCTTCGGCCTTTTACAGCCTTCAAGCTCAGCCTGCGCCTGCCGCCGCTGGTCGAGGCCGGAGGCGCGGTGCAGGAGCTCAAGCGCCTGCTCGAAGACAACGCGCCCTATCAGGCCAAGGTCACCTTCGAAGGCGGCGGCGGTGCCACCGGCTGGAACGCGCCGTCGACCTCACCGTGGTTCGAACAGGCGCTGGACGCGGCTTCGCTCGCCCATTTCGGCGCGCCCTGCGGCCACATCGGACAAGGCGGCACCATTCCGCTGATGAACCTGTTGAGCCAGGGCTTCCCGACGGCGCAGATGATGGTTTGCGGCGTGCTCGGCCCACGCAGCAATGCGCACGGACCGAACGAGTTCCTGCACGTGCCCTACGCCAAGCGGCTGACGGCGGCGGTGGCCGAGGTCATCGCCCGCATGCCCTGA
- a CDS encoding SDR family oxidoreductase, giving the protein MTASPLVFITGASSGIGQALALHYYHRGWRLALVARRQEAIDTWAAEQRLETGRWASYRADVAVIDSIVGASQACIAAQGLPDVVIANAGISVGIDSADRSDIDVLAESFATNTVGMAATFHAFVAPMAARGSGRLVGIASIAGIRGLPGHGAYSGSKAGAIAYCESLRGDLRGSGVRVVTLCPGYVDTPLTQGNRYAMPFMLTPSAFAEKAVAAIDSGAALRVIPWQMSIVARVMRLLPPSWYDRLVAGRGRKKRRGEA; this is encoded by the coding sequence ATGACCGCGTCGCCCCTGGTCTTCATCACCGGAGCCTCCAGCGGCATCGGACAGGCCCTGGCGCTGCATTACTACCATCGCGGATGGCGTCTTGCGCTGGTCGCCCGCCGGCAGGAAGCCATCGACACGTGGGCCGCCGAGCAGCGACTGGAAACCGGGCGTTGGGCGAGCTACCGGGCCGATGTCGCGGTCATCGACAGCATCGTCGGCGCCAGCCAGGCGTGCATCGCGGCACAGGGCCTGCCCGACGTGGTCATCGCCAACGCCGGCATCAGCGTGGGCATCGACTCCGCCGACCGCAGCGACATCGACGTACTGGCCGAAAGCTTCGCGACCAATACCGTGGGTATGGCGGCCACCTTCCATGCATTCGTCGCCCCCATGGCCGCGCGCGGCAGCGGGCGGCTGGTGGGCATCGCCAGCATCGCCGGCATTCGCGGCTTGCCCGGCCACGGCGCCTACAGCGGCAGCAAGGCCGGCGCCATCGCCTATTGCGAGAGCCTGCGCGGCGATCTGCGCGGCAGTGGCGTGCGCGTGGTCACGCTGTGCCCGGGCTACGTCGACACCCCGCTGACGCAGGGCAATCGATACGCCATGCCGTTCATGCTCACGCCCTCGGCTTTTGCCGAAAAAGCGGTGGCGGCCATCGATAGCGGCGCTGCCTTGCGTGTGATCCCCTGGCAGATGAGCATCGTGGCGCGGGTCATGCGCCTGCTGCCGCCGTCCTGGTATGACCGGCTGGTGGCCGGCCGCGGACGCAAGAAACGACGTGGCGAGGCCTGA
- the lptC gene encoding LPS export ABC transporter periplasmic protein LptC — MLRGAIDRLSIYLPIALMGLLALGSYWLVRNSPTAAAPEVVAPLRHDPDYYMRDFALRTFDANGRLQREVFGVEGRHYPDTDTLEIDKPRIRAIADTGAITVATAERGLSNGDGSEVQLIGNAIVTREPMTGKSGQAIPRMQFRGEFLHAYTTTERVRSDRPVVMTRGTDTFTGDAMDYDNADQVMQLRGRVHTTLQPRQNAPAR, encoded by the coding sequence ATGCTGCGTGGGGCCATCGACCGGTTGTCGATCTACCTGCCGATCGCGCTCATGGGACTGCTGGCGTTGGGCAGCTACTGGCTGGTGCGCAACTCGCCCACGGCCGCCGCGCCCGAGGTCGTGGCGCCCCTGCGCCACGATCCCGACTACTACATGCGCGACTTCGCCCTGCGCACCTTCGACGCCAACGGGCGCCTGCAGCGCGAGGTCTTCGGCGTCGAAGGACGCCACTATCCCGACACCGACACGCTGGAGATCGACAAGCCGCGCATCCGCGCGATCGCCGACACCGGCGCCATCACGGTCGCCACCGCCGAGCGGGGGCTTTCCAACGGCGACGGCTCGGAGGTGCAGCTGATCGGCAACGCCATCGTCACCCGCGAGCCGATGACCGGCAAATCTGGCCAGGCGATACCGCGCATGCAGTTTCGGGGCGAGTTCCTGCACGCCTACACCACGACCGAGCGGGTGCGGTCTGACCGGCCCGTCGTCATGACGCGTGGCACCGACACCTTCACCGGCGACGCCATGGACTACGACAACGCGGACCAGGTCATGCAGTTGCGCGGCCGGGTCCACACCACGCTGCAGCCACGGCAGAACGCGCCCGCCCGTTGA
- a CDS encoding DUF72 domain-containing protein, whose translation MGDQNEHRIRTGIGGWTFEPWRGGNFYPEGLPHAQELHWASRQLPAIEINGTFYRNQTPATFAKWRDATPRGFMFSVKASQYCTHRRVLAEAGESVDRFINSGVAELGEKLGPVVWQFMPSKVFDPDDFSAFLGLLPERRDGVALRHVLDVRHPSFRDPAFVAMARRHRCAIVFTDADKFVSIPDATTDFVYARLMMASADVVTGYDDAALDRWTQCARAWSEGKRPVGLEQVSPEDGPETDRRDVFVYFINGAKERAPAAAAAMLRRLGLAPLA comes from the coding sequence ATGGGGGACCAGAACGAACACCGCATTCGCACCGGCATCGGCGGCTGGACCTTCGAGCCATGGCGCGGCGGCAATTTTTATCCCGAAGGCCTGCCGCACGCCCAGGAACTGCACTGGGCCAGCCGGCAGCTGCCGGCCATCGAGATCAACGGCACGTTCTATCGCAACCAGACGCCCGCCACTTTCGCCAAGTGGCGCGACGCCACGCCGCGCGGCTTCATGTTCTCGGTCAAGGCGTCGCAGTACTGCACCCATCGGCGGGTGCTGGCCGAGGCCGGCGAATCGGTGGATCGCTTCATCAACAGCGGTGTGGCCGAGCTGGGTGAGAAGCTCGGGCCCGTCGTCTGGCAGTTCATGCCGAGCAAGGTGTTCGACCCGGACGACTTTTCGGCGTTCCTTGGCCTGCTGCCCGAGCGCCGGGACGGTGTTGCCCTGCGACACGTGCTCGACGTGCGCCACCCGTCGTTCCGCGATCCGGCATTCGTCGCCATGGCCCGGCGCCACCGCTGCGCCATCGTCTTCACCGATGCGGACAAGTTCGTGTCCATTCCGGACGCCACGACCGACTTCGTCTACGCCCGGCTGATGATGGCCTCGGCCGACGTGGTGACCGGCTACGACGATGCGGCGCTCGACCGCTGGACGCAGTGCGCGCGCGCCTGGAGCGAGGGCAAACGACCCGTCGGCCTCGAACAGGTGAGCCCCGAGGACGGACCGGAGACCGATCGCCGCGATGTCTTCGTCTACTTCATCAACGGCGCGAAAGAGCGGGCGCCAGCCGCCGCCGCGGCCATGCTGCGGCGGCTCGGCCTGGCGCCGTTGGCCTGA
- the metX gene encoding homoserine O-succinyltransferase MetX → MNLIAQSRAMRFDAALRLRSGASIAGYTLAYETYGNLNAARSNAVLVCHALNASHHVAGVYAGQAGSEGWWDNMVGPGKPLDTDRFFVVGINNLGSCFGSTGPADIDPVTGEARGADFPVVTVEDWVEAQARLLDALGIGRLAAVMGGSLGGMQALSWAIQFPERVGHAVVIASAPNLNAENIAFNEVARRAIVTDPDFHDGHFYQHGTVPKRGLRIARMIGHITYLSDDVMNTRFGRELRDAVAYRYTTQDVEFQIESYLRHQGDKFSEYFDANTYLLITRALDYFDPARATGSNLSKALAVCKAKFLLASFTTDWRFAPARSREIVRALLDNRIDVSYAEIDAPHGHDAFLLDDPRYLSLVGAYFERVGAELEASA, encoded by the coding sequence ATGAATCTCATTGCACAGTCCCGGGCCATGCGCTTCGACGCAGCCCTGCGCCTGCGCAGCGGCGCCAGCATCGCAGGCTATACGCTGGCCTACGAAACCTACGGCAACCTCAACGCCGCGCGGTCCAACGCGGTGCTGGTCTGCCACGCGCTCAACGCATCGCACCATGTCGCCGGCGTCTATGCGGGGCAGGCCGGCTCCGAAGGCTGGTGGGACAACATGGTCGGCCCCGGCAAGCCGCTCGATACCGATCGTTTCTTCGTCGTCGGCATCAACAACCTCGGCTCCTGCTTCGGCTCGACCGGCCCGGCCGACATCGATCCGGTGACCGGGGAGGCGCGCGGTGCCGACTTTCCGGTGGTCACCGTGGAAGACTGGGTCGAGGCCCAGGCCCGGCTGCTCGACGCGCTGGGCATCGGCCGGCTCGCCGCGGTCATGGGCGGCAGTCTCGGCGGCATGCAGGCACTGTCGTGGGCGATCCAGTTTCCCGAGCGCGTGGGGCATGCGGTGGTAATCGCCAGCGCGCCCAACCTCAACGCCGAGAACATCGCCTTCAATGAAGTCGCGCGCCGCGCGATCGTCACCGACCCGGATTTCCACGACGGCCACTTCTACCAGCATGGCACCGTGCCGAAACGGGGGCTACGCATCGCCCGCATGATCGGCCACATTACCTATCTGAGCGACGACGTGATGAACACCCGCTTCGGGCGCGAGTTGCGGGATGCGGTGGCCTATCGCTACACCACCCAGGATGTCGAGTTTCAGATCGAGAGCTATCTGCGCCACCAGGGCGACAAGTTCAGCGAATACTTCGACGCCAATACCTATCTGCTGATTACCCGGGCGCTCGATTACTTCGACCCGGCCCGTGCCACCGGCAGCAACCTGTCGAAGGCACTGGCGGTTTGCAAAGCGAAATTCCTGCTGGCGAGTTTCACCACCGACTGGCGCTTCGCCCCCGCGCGCAGCCGCGAGATCGTGCGGGCACTGCTCGACAACCGCATCGACGTGAGCTATGCCGAAATCGACGCGCCGCACGGCCACGACGCCTTCCTGCTCGACGACCCGCGCTACCTGTCGTTGGTGGGGGCGTATTTCGAGCGTGTCGGCGCCGAACTGGAGGCTTCGGCATGA
- a CDS encoding 3-deoxy-D-manno-octulosonate 8-phosphate phosphatase yields the protein MTMDSTPGPLSPVLRYNPELLLRAQDVRIAFFDVDGVLTDGGLYFAEYPEDDPRVGGEQIKRFNTLDGHGLKLLQAAGIVPAVITGRDSRPLRARLTALGVEHVHFGTEAKLPAAEATLASLGFGWHQVAAMGDDWPDLPVLRRAAFACVPATAHAEVLAVAHHVTAAAAGHGAVRECCDLLLAATGRYDALLQAFAQ from the coding sequence ATGACGATGGATTCCACGCCCGGCCCGCTGTCGCCCGTGCTGCGTTACAACCCCGAGCTGCTGCTGCGTGCGCAGGACGTGCGGATCGCCTTCTTCGACGTCGACGGTGTGCTCACCGACGGCGGCCTGTATTTCGCCGAATACCCGGAAGACGACCCGCGTGTCGGCGGCGAGCAGATCAAGCGCTTCAACACGCTCGATGGCCACGGGCTCAAGCTGCTCCAGGCGGCCGGCATCGTGCCGGCGGTGATCACCGGCCGAGATTCGCGACCGCTGCGGGCGCGGCTGACGGCCCTGGGCGTCGAGCATGTGCATTTCGGCACTGAAGCCAAGCTGCCGGCCGCCGAAGCCACGCTGGCGTCGCTCGGGTTCGGCTGGCACCAGGTCGCCGCCATGGGCGACGACTGGCCCGACCTGCCCGTGTTGCGCCGGGCGGCCTTCGCCTGCGTGCCGGCCACCGCGCATGCGGAAGTGCTGGCCGTCGCCCACCACGTCACCGCCGCCGCCGCCGGCCACGGCGCGGTGCGCGAATGCTGCGACCTCCTGCTGGCGGCCACCGGCCGCTACGATGCGCTGCTGCAGGCCTTCGCCCAATGA
- a CDS encoding RNA-binding protein yields the protein MGNKLYVGNLPYSVRDDDLQQAFSEFGSVTSAKVMMERDTGRSKGFGFVEMGSDEEAQSAINGMNGQPLGGRSVVVNEARPMEARPPRSGGGGYGGGGGGYGGGGGGGYGGGGGGYGGGGRSGGGGGGGYGGGGGGRSGGGGGGGDGGFRSPYGSGPRGGGGGGRGGYGGGGGGGYGGGGGGY from the coding sequence ATGGGCAACAAACTCTACGTCGGCAACCTGCCGTATTCGGTTCGCGACGATGACCTGCAACAGGCTTTCAGCGAATTCGGTTCCGTGACCAGTGCAAAGGTCATGATGGAACGCGACACCGGCCGCTCCAAGGGCTTCGGCTTCGTGGAAATGGGCAGCGACGAAGAAGCGCAATCGGCCATCAACGGCATGAATGGCCAGCCGCTCGGCGGCCGCAGCGTCGTGGTCAACGAAGCGCGCCCCATGGAAGCCCGCCCGCCGCGTAGCGGTGGTGGTGGTTACGGCGGCGGTGGCGGCGGCTACGGCGGTGGTGGCGGCGGTGGATACGGCGGCGGCGGTGGCGGCTACGGCGGCGGTGGCCGCAGTGGCGGCGGCGGCGGCGGTGGTTACGGCGGTGGCGGCGGTGGCCGCAGCGGTGGTGGCGGTGGTGGTGGCGACGGCGGCTTCCGCAGCCCGTACGGCTCCGGTCCACGCGGTGGTGGCGGCGGCGGCCGTGGTGGCTACGGCGGCGGTGGCGGCGGTGGTTACGGCGGCGGCGGTGGCGGCTACTGA
- a CDS encoding KpsF/GutQ family sugar-phosphate isomerase, whose product MTASLPASYRFDPAEALRLAHQTLDIEAAGVLGLKRGLDDRFVQAVRAILECRGRIVVMGIGKSGHVARKIAATLASTGTPAMFVHPAEASHGDLGMITAADVVLALSNSGEVAELTVLLPLVKRIGATLVSMTGNPRSSLARHADILLDSGVEQEACPLQLAPTASTTAQMALGDALAVALLDIRGFRAEDFARSHPGGSLGRRLLTHVSDVMATGDAVPRVLPEASFAELMHEMSAKGLGAAAIVDARGSLLGIFTDGDLRRLVETGADLRALRAADVMKPNPRTIAPTALAADAAERMEQHRITALLVADPNGLLQGVVHIGELMRSKVV is encoded by the coding sequence ATGACCGCGTCCCTGCCTGCCTCCTATCGCTTCGATCCCGCCGAGGCCCTGCGCCTGGCGCACCAGACGCTCGACATCGAGGCCGCCGGCGTGCTGGGCCTCAAGCGCGGCCTCGACGATCGTTTCGTCCAGGCGGTGCGCGCCATCCTCGAATGCCGGGGCCGCATCGTGGTGATGGGCATCGGCAAGAGCGGCCACGTGGCCCGCAAGATCGCCGCCACGCTCGCCTCCACCGGCACGCCGGCGATGTTCGTCCATCCCGCCGAGGCCAGCCACGGCGACCTGGGCATGATCACCGCCGCCGACGTGGTGCTGGCCTTGTCCAACAGCGGCGAAGTCGCCGAACTGACGGTGCTGCTGCCGCTGGTCAAGCGCATCGGCGCCACCCTCGTCTCCATGACCGGCAACCCGCGCTCTTCGCTGGCGCGCCACGCCGACATCCTGCTCGACAGCGGCGTCGAACAGGAGGCTTGCCCGCTGCAGCTCGCGCCCACCGCCAGCACCACCGCGCAGATGGCGCTGGGCGACGCACTCGCGGTCGCGCTGCTCGACATCCGCGGCTTTCGCGCCGAGGACTTCGCCCGTTCGCACCCGGGCGGCTCGCTCGGGCGACGGCTGCTGACGCATGTCTCGGATGTCATGGCTACCGGCGACGCCGTGCCCCGGGTGCTGCCCGAGGCGAGCTTCGCCGAGCTCATGCACGAGATGTCGGCCAAGGGTCTGGGCGCCGCGGCCATCGTCGACGCGCGAGGCAGCCTGCTCGGCATCTTCACCGACGGCGACCTGCGCCGCCTGGTCGAAACCGGCGCCGACCTGCGCGCCTTGCGCGCGGCCGACGTCATGAAACCCAATCCCCGCACCATCGCCCCCACCGCCCTGGCCGCCGACGCGGCCGAACGCATGGAGCAACACCGCATCACCGCCCTGCTGGTCGCCGACCCCAACGGCCTGCTGCAGGGGGTGGTGCATATCGGTGAACTGATGAGATCCAAGGTGGTATGA
- a CDS encoding cation:proton antiporter, translated as MSSLALTLLFLLAAVVGVVACRSLRLPPMLGYLAAGVLIGPHALALAQDSEGVRHLGEYGVVFLMFVIGLEFSLPKLRAMRRHVFGLGLAQVAVTMAVATAGGLVAARVLTAFAGVDWRAALALSGALAMSSTAIVVKLMAERLELESEHGKRVMGVLLFQDLAVVPLLVLVPALAAAPERLLPALAIAMAKATVLVGLLLAGGQRVMRWWLTLVAKLRSEELFMLNLLLIALGLSWLTEQAGLSLALGAFIAGMLVSETEFKHQVETDIRPFHDVLLGLFFITVGMMLDWHILLDQWALVLLLLAVPLGLKLVLVMGLARALGGTTGVSLRTALYLAQAGEFGFVLLQLTQEHQLMPPELLNPVLAAMVLSMLAAPFIILSSNRIVMKLVASDWLQQSLQMTTIARKSINANRHVIICGYGRCGQNLARMLEREGIAYIALDLDPDRVRQAAAAGDSVVFGDAARLQALMAAGLARASAMVITYLDTPSALKVLDHTRSHAAQVPVIVRTQDDRDLERLQAAGATEVVPEAIEGSLMLASHALALVGVPMRRVIRVVQDQRDARYDLLRGYFHGADDDAPQDGDTERLAPFTLPGGSAAGGRSIGALALHTVGVRVVSLRRADGRQSAHDAETLVENGDTLVLSGRASSLALAEELLSRR; from the coding sequence ATGTCGTCGCTCGCCCTCACGCTGCTCTTCCTGCTCGCCGCAGTGGTGGGCGTGGTGGCGTGCCGCAGCCTGCGGCTGCCGCCGATGCTCGGCTACCTGGCCGCGGGGGTGCTGATCGGGCCGCACGCGCTGGCCCTCGCGCAGGACTCCGAAGGCGTGCGGCACCTGGGTGAATACGGCGTGGTATTCCTCATGTTCGTGATCGGGCTGGAGTTCAGCCTGCCCAAGCTGCGGGCCATGCGCCGCCATGTATTCGGCCTCGGCCTGGCGCAGGTGGCGGTGACGATGGCGGTGGCCACCGCCGGCGGGCTCGTCGCGGCGCGGGTGTTGACGGCCTTCGCCGGGGTCGACTGGCGTGCCGCGCTGGCGCTGTCGGGTGCGCTGGCCATGAGCAGCACCGCCATCGTCGTCAAGCTGATGGCCGAGCGGCTGGAGCTGGAAAGCGAGCACGGCAAGCGGGTGATGGGCGTGCTGCTGTTCCAGGATCTGGCGGTGGTGCCGCTGCTGGTGCTGGTGCCGGCGCTCGCCGCCGCGCCCGAGCGCCTGCTGCCGGCGCTGGCCATCGCCATGGCCAAGGCGACCGTACTGGTCGGCCTGCTGCTGGCGGGCGGCCAGCGGGTGATGCGCTGGTGGCTCACGCTGGTGGCCAAGCTGCGCAGCGAAGAGCTCTTCATGCTCAACCTGCTGCTGATCGCGCTCGGCCTGTCCTGGCTGACCGAGCAGGCGGGGCTCAGCCTGGCGCTCGGCGCGTTCATCGCCGGCATGCTGGTGTCGGAAACCGAATTCAAGCACCAGGTCGAGACCGACATCCGCCCCTTTCACGACGTGCTGCTCGGCCTGTTTTTCATCACCGTCGGCATGATGCTCGACTGGCACATCCTGCTCGACCAGTGGGCCCTGGTGCTGCTGCTGCTCGCCGTGCCGCTGGGCCTGAAGCTGGTGCTGGTAATGGGACTGGCGCGCGCCCTTGGCGGCACTACCGGGGTGTCGCTGCGCACCGCGCTCTACCTGGCGCAGGCTGGCGAATTCGGCTTCGTGCTGCTGCAGCTGACGCAAGAGCACCAGCTCATGCCGCCCGAGCTGCTCAACCCGGTGCTGGCGGCGATGGTGCTGTCGATGCTGGCCGCGCCCTTCATCATCCTGTCGTCGAACCGCATCGTGATGAAGCTGGTGGCCAGCGACTGGCTGCAGCAGTCGCTGCAGATGACCACCATCGCACGCAAATCGATCAACGCCAACCGGCACGTGATCATCTGCGGCTACGGCCGCTGCGGCCAGAACCTGGCGCGCATGCTCGAGCGCGAGGGCATCGCCTACATCGCGCTCGACCTCGACCCCGACCGCGTCCGGCAGGCCGCCGCCGCCGGCGATTCGGTGGTGTTCGGCGACGCCGCACGACTGCAGGCGCTGATGGCCGCCGGCCTGGCGCGGGCCAGCGCGATGGTCATCACCTACCTGGACACGCCTTCGGCGCTCAAGGTGCTCGATCACACGCGTTCGCACGCCGCGCAGGTGCCCGTCATCGTGCGCACCCAGGACGACCGCGACCTGGAACGGCTGCAGGCCGCCGGCGCCACCGAGGTGGTACCCGAGGCCATCGAGGGCTCGCTGATGCTGGCCAGCCACGCGCTCGCGCTGGTCGGGGTGCCGATGCGACGGGTGATCCGTGTCGTGCAGGACCAGCGGGATGCCCGCTACGACCTGCTGCGCGGATATTTCCACGGCGCCGACGACGATGCCCCGCAGGACGGCGACACCGAACGCCTGGCGCCGTTCACCCTGCCCGGCGGCTCGGCAGCAGGTGGCCGCAGCATCGGCGCGCTGGCACTGCACACGGTCGGCGTGCGGGTGGTCAGCCTGCGCCGGGCCGACGGCCGCCAATCGGCGCACGACGCTGAAACGCTGGTGGAGAACGGCGACACGCTGGTGTTGTCCGGGCGCGCCTCCTCGCTGGCGCTGGCCGAAGAACTGCTGTCGCGGCGCTGA
- the metW gene encoding methionine biosynthesis protein MetW, with product MSDLATYRLLSQLVPRGARVLDLGCGDGTMLDLLARERGCTGYGIELDDANVLACVRRGVNVIQRNLESGLDLFDDQAFDVVLQLDTLQHLRNAETMLLETVRVGRTGIVAFPNFAHWPNRLSVLQGRMPVTRRLPYQWYDTPNIRVGTFRDFDALARRNRLQVLDAFGLQGGREVRWFPNARAGTAVFRLQASGT from the coding sequence ATGAGCGATCTCGCCACCTACCGGCTCCTGTCGCAGTTGGTGCCGCGCGGCGCACGCGTGCTCGACCTAGGCTGCGGCGACGGCACCATGCTCGACCTGCTGGCCCGCGAACGTGGCTGCACCGGCTACGGCATCGAACTCGACGACGCCAACGTGCTCGCCTGCGTGCGGCGCGGGGTCAACGTGATCCAGCGCAACCTCGAAAGCGGTCTGGACCTGTTCGACGACCAGGCCTTCGACGTCGTGCTGCAACTCGACACCCTGCAGCACCTGCGCAATGCCGAGACCATGCTGCTGGAGACGGTACGCGTCGGCCGCACGGGCATCGTCGCCTTTCCCAATTTTGCGCACTGGCCCAACCGGCTGTCGGTGCTGCAGGGTCGTATGCCGGTGACCAGGCGACTGCCCTACCAGTGGTACGACACACCGAACATTCGCGTGGGCACCTTCCGTGATTTCGATGCCTTGGCGAGGCGCAATCGGTTGCAGGTTCTCGACGCGTTCGGATTACAGGGTGGGCGCGAGGTTCGTTGGTTTCCGAACGCACGCGCGGGCACCGCTGTGTTTCGACTGCAGGCGTCCGGGACGTAA
- a CDS encoding polymer-forming cytoskeletal protein — MALQSNFFGSKRDADTPVARPGASTNSAGTTVTLPSSSSTASSASTPAPASLMRDVKPAVTTPVSTGDSVKAENPSKLTVGPNIKLKGVEITDCDTLVVEGLVEATMDSRVMQVEEEGAFKGSAQVDFAEIRGNFEGTLNARTRLVIRSTGKVTGHVRYGSVIIEEGGQLGGEVHFGAAPTLASTSSRVEAAAA; from the coding sequence ATGGCGCTTCAATCCAACTTCTTCGGCAGCAAACGCGATGCCGACACCCCTGTAGCCCGCCCGGGCGCATCCACCAACAGCGCGGGCACGACCGTGACCCTGCCGTCCTCCTCAAGCACCGCCAGCAGCGCTTCCACCCCTGCCCCCGCATCCTTGATGCGCGACGTCAAGCCGGCCGTCACCACGCCGGTGAGCACCGGCGACAGCGTCAAGGCCGAGAACCCCAGCAAGCTGACCGTCGGGCCGAACATCAAGCTCAAGGGCGTGGAGATCACCGACTGCGACACGCTCGTGGTCGAGGGATTGGTCGAGGCGACGATGGATTCGCGGGTGATGCAGGTCGAGGAAGAGGGCGCCTTCAAGGGCTCGGCGCAGGTCGACTTCGCCGAGATCCGGGGAAACTTCGAAGGCACGCTCAACGCCCGCACGCGCCTGGTCATCCGGTCGACCGGCAAGGTCACCGGCCATGTCCGCTATGGCAGCGTGATCATCGAAGAGGGCGGCCAGCTCGGCGGCGAAGTGCATTTCGGCGCTGCGCCCACCCTGGCCAGCACCTCGTCGCGCGTCGAGGCGGCGGCTGCCTGA